From a single Bradyrhizobium sediminis genomic region:
- a CDS encoding HesA/MoeB/ThiF family protein translates to MLSAEELERYARHIVLREVGGPGQAALKEASVLVIGAGGLGAPALMYLAAAGVGTLGAVDDDIVSLSNLQRQIIHTTPDIGRLKVDSAAGQIYALNPHVRFAAHATRLAADNAMELIGSYDLVLDGSDNFETRYLVSDACFLAAKPLITAALGQFDGSLTTIRAHETNAEGELNPTYRCLFPEPPPPGTVPACAEAGVMGALAGVLGSMMALEAIREIVGFGEGLVGRLLMVDARAMRFETLRYRRDPANPLNGDAPVITDLSGYLSGDL, encoded by the coding sequence ATGCTGAGCGCCGAGGAACTCGAACGATACGCCCGCCACATCGTGCTGCGGGAGGTCGGCGGCCCCGGCCAGGCCGCCCTCAAGGAAGCATCCGTGCTGGTGATCGGGGCCGGCGGTCTCGGCGCGCCCGCGTTGATGTACCTCGCCGCGGCCGGTGTCGGCACGCTCGGCGCGGTCGACGACGACATCGTGTCGCTGTCCAATCTGCAGCGCCAGATCATCCACACCACGCCTGACATCGGCAGGCTGAAGGTCGACAGCGCCGCCGGGCAGATCTACGCGCTCAATCCCCATGTCAGGTTTGCGGCGCACGCCACCCGGCTGGCCGCCGACAATGCGATGGAACTGATCGGCAGCTACGATCTGGTGCTCGACGGTTCCGACAATTTCGAAACCCGCTATCTGGTGTCGGATGCGTGTTTCCTCGCCGCCAAGCCGCTGATCACGGCGGCGCTAGGCCAGTTCGACGGATCGCTGACCACGATCCGCGCGCACGAGACCAACGCCGAAGGCGAGCTCAATCCGACCTATCGCTGCCTGTTTCCCGAACCGCCGCCGCCGGGCACGGTGCCGGCCTGCGCCGAGGCCGGCGTGATGGGCGCGCTCGCAGGCGTCTTGGGATCGATGATGGCGCTGGAGGCGATCCGCGAGATCGTCGGCTTCGGCGAGGGACTGGTCGGCCGCCTGTTGATGGTGGACGCCCGCGCGATGCGGTTCGAAACCCTGCGTTACCGGCGCGACCCGGCCAACCCGCTCAACGGCGATGCGCCTGTCATTACCGATTTGAGCGGGTATCTGAGCGGCGATCTCTGA
- a CDS encoding SH3 domain-containing protein produces the protein MALGRFGSVVVLAAVLLGASASTGFSAKDSAVTTSGLPLPRYVSLKSDHVNVRAGPTKDNDVAWVYTRSGLPVEITAEFENWRRVRDSEGAEGWVYHSLLSGRRTAVITMKTRDELAPLYDRADPASAIAARLQAGVVAQVKKCAAGWCRVTGNGFDGWIEQQRLWGVYADEKVE, from the coding sequence ATGGCGTTGGGGCGTTTTGGTTCAGTGGTGGTGCTCGCGGCCGTATTGCTCGGCGCGTCGGCCAGCACCGGATTTTCGGCCAAGGATTCCGCCGTTACGACCAGCGGCTTGCCGTTGCCGCGCTATGTGAGCCTCAAATCCGATCATGTGAACGTCAGGGCCGGCCCGACCAAGGACAACGACGTCGCCTGGGTCTACACCCGCTCGGGCCTGCCGGTGGAGATCACCGCCGAATTCGAGAACTGGCGCCGGGTCCGGGATTCCGAGGGCGCCGAGGGCTGGGTCTACCACTCGCTGTTGTCCGGCCGCCGCACCGCCGTCATCACCATGAAGACCAGGGACGAACTCGCGCCGCTCTACGATCGCGCCGATCCGGCCTCCGCCATTGCCGCCCGCCTGCAGGCCGGCGTCGTCGCCCAGGTCAAGAAGTGCGCGGCCGGCTGGTGCCGCGTCACCGGCAACGGCTTTGACGGCTGGATCGAACAGCAGCGGCTGTGGGGCGTCTACGCCGACGAGAAGGTGGAATGA
- a CDS encoding 2-hydroxyacid dehydrogenase has product MSVKKKPLVVVTRKLPDSIETRMRELFDARLNLDDTPLSQEQIAEAVRTADVLVPTVTDEITEELLKQPDCKLRLIANFGNGVDNIDVLAAHARGITVTNTPKVLTEDTADMTMALILAVPRRLVEGASILTEGKNWPGWSPTWMLGHRIGGKRLGIIGMGRIGQALARRARAFGLQIHYHNRRPVAPVIADELGATYWESLDQMLARMDILSVNCPHTPATFHLLSARRLKLIRKDAYIVNTARGEVIDEDTLIKLIEAGDIAGAGLDVFENEPAVSPKLVRLARAGKVTLLPHMGSATIEGRVEMGEKVIINIRTFLDNHKPPDRVLPSML; this is encoded by the coding sequence ATGTCGGTTAAGAAAAAGCCTCTCGTTGTCGTCACGCGCAAGCTGCCGGACTCGATCGAGACCCGGATGCGCGAGCTGTTCGACGCCCGGCTCAATCTCGACGATACGCCGCTGAGTCAGGAGCAGATCGCCGAGGCGGTGCGGACCGCCGACGTGCTGGTGCCCACCGTCACCGACGAAATCACCGAAGAGCTTCTCAAGCAGCCCGACTGCAAGCTGCGGCTGATCGCCAATTTCGGCAACGGGGTAGACAATATCGATGTCCTTGCGGCGCATGCGCGCGGCATCACGGTGACCAACACGCCGAAGGTTTTGACCGAAGACACCGCCGACATGACCATGGCGCTGATCCTGGCGGTGCCGCGGCGGCTGGTCGAGGGCGCCTCGATCCTCACCGAGGGCAAGAACTGGCCGGGCTGGTCGCCGACCTGGATGCTCGGCCATCGCATCGGCGGCAAACGGCTCGGCATCATCGGCATGGGCCGCATCGGCCAGGCCTTGGCGCGCCGGGCGCGCGCCTTCGGCCTGCAGATCCACTATCACAACCGCCGCCCGGTCGCGCCGGTCATCGCCGACGAATTGGGCGCGACCTATTGGGAAAGCCTCGACCAGATGCTGGCGCGGATGGACATCCTCTCGGTGAACTGTCCGCACACGCCGGCCACCTTTCATCTCTTGTCAGCGCGGCGACTGAAATTGATCCGCAAGGACGCCTATATCGTCAACACCGCGCGCGGCGAGGTGATCGACGAAGACACCCTGATCAAATTGATCGAAGCCGGCGATATCGCCGGCGCCGGCCTCGACGTGTTCGAGAACGAGCCCGCGGTCAGTCCGAAACTGGTGCGGCTGGCCAGGGCCGGCAAGGTGACGCTGCTGCCGCATATGGGCTCGGCGACCATCGAAGGCCGGGTCGAGATGGGCGAAAAGGTGATCATCAACATCCGGACCTTCCTCGACAATCACAAGCCGCCGGATCGCGTGCTGCCGAGCATGCTGTAA